A genomic region of Anopheles coustani chromosome 3, idAnoCousDA_361_x.2, whole genome shotgun sequence contains the following coding sequences:
- the LOC131266204 gene encoding arylsulfatase B-like — protein sequence MKLVTYIVTVWCGLWLTVDGDTGHSERPNIVIIVADDLGWNDVSFHGSNQIPTPNIDALAYDGIILNRHYVPPLCTPSRASLMTGRHPMNIGMQDHVIISDEPWGLGLDQKLMPQYFREAGYRTHLVGKWHLGFFRRAYTPTFRGFDSHFGYLGPYIDYWDHSLQMNETSARGLDMRRNIDVNYSAKGTYATDLFNDEAVRLVQAHDRQQPLFLVLTHLAPHTGNEDDPMQAPPDEIEKFNHIKDPNRRILAAMISRIDAGVGKIYRALEQRRMLENTIILFYADNGAPTVGIHANSGSNYPLRGQKYSPWEGAVRGAALIWSPLLPRKGVVSEQWIHVSDWLPTLGFAAGITNGIPQGSAIDGQNQWNTLLSSSASGRTVVMNNADEKFSYSSYMKNGWKYVNGSTFKGVFDGWLGLLSDNDDLSAEDYYTWLTAPGTIGELIGLSRDRVEKLRSSAILTCPNVLQETVCKPLENPCLFNLLKDPCEQQNLASAHPDILADLQTDVLHYRRSSARPRNQPHDGRADPALYNFTWTWWLDEVDSQLSSHYFVFIVATIEIVLIVTVLILFKRVYTPPRRDSYSIEEKLNNIKDTK from the exons ATGAAGCTGGTGACGTATATCGTGACCGTGTGGTGTGGTTTGTGGTTAACCGTGGACGGCGACACCGGCCACTCAGAGCGGCCCAACATTGTAATCATTGTTGCTGACGATTTG GGTTGGAATGACGTCAGCTTCCACGGATCCAATCAAATACCGACCCCGAACATCGACGCCCTGGCGTACGACGGTATCATCCTGAACCGCCACTACGTACCGCCGCTTTGCACACCGTCGCGGGCCTCGCTCATGACCGGCCGACATCCGATGAACATCGGCATGCAGGACCACGTCATTATCTCCGACGAACCGTGGGGACTCGGGCTGGACCAGAAGCTGATGCCGCAGTACTTCCGCGAGGCCGGCTACCGGACGCATCTGGTCGGCAAGTGGCACCTTGGGTTTTTCCGGCGTGCGTACACCCCGACCTTCCGGGGCTTCGATTCGCACTTCGGGTACCTTGGACCGTACATCGACTACTGGGACCACAGTCTGCAGATGAACGAG ACATCGGCCCGGGGTTTGGACATGCGGCGCAACATCGACGTCAACTACAGCGCGAAAGGCACTTACGCGACGGATCTGTTCAACGACGAGGCGGTGCGACTCGTCCAAGCACACGACAGGCAGCAACCGCTGTTCCTCGTACTGACCCATCTGGCACCACACACCGGCAACGAGGACGATCCGATGCAGGCCCCGCCGGACGAGATTGAGAAATTCAACCATATCAAAGATCCAAACCGAAGGATATTGGCAG CTATGATTTCGAGAATTGATGCGGGTGTTGGTAAAATCTACCGCGCCTTGGAGCAACGCCGTATGCTGGAGAACACCATCATTCTCTTCTACGCCGACAACGGTGCTCCGACGGTTGGAATCCACGCAAATTCTGGCTCTAATTATCCGCTCCGTGGC CAAAAATACTCACCATGGGAAGGTGCAGTACGTGGAGCCGCCCTCATTTGGAGTCCCCTACTTCCACGCAAAGGAGTCGTCTCGGAACAGTGGATTCACGTGAGCGACTGGCTGCCGACGCTGGGATTCGCCGCCGGAATCACCAACGGCATCCCCCAGGGCAGTGCTATCGATGGTCAGAACCAATGGAACACGCTGCTATCGAGTTCCGCGAGTGGACGTACCGTGGTGATGAACAATGCAGACGAAAAGTTTTCTTACAGCAGCTACATGAAGAACGGCTGGAAGTATGTGAACGGGTCAACCTTCAAGGGCGTCTTCGATGGTTGGTTGGGGCTTCTGAGCGACAACGATGATTTATCTGCCGAGGATTACTACACCTGGCTGACTGCTCCAGGAACTATCGGGGAGTTGATCGGATTGTCGCGTGATCGCGTGGAGAAGCTCCGAAGCTCAGCCATTCTGACCTGTCCAAACGTTCTTCAGGAAACAGTTTGCAAACCGCTCGAAAACCCCTGCCTTTTCAATCTCCTGAAGGATCCGTGTGAGCAGCAAAATTTGGCGAGTGCACATCCGGACATTCTGGCAGACTTGCAAACCGATGTTCTGCACTATCGACGAAGCAGTGCGCGTCCTCGGAATCAGCCTCACGATGGTAGGGCGGATCCTGCCTTATACAACTTTACCTGGACCTGGTGGCTGGATGAGGTGGATTCGCAACTATCTTCACACTATTTCGTTTTCATTGTGGCAACAATTGAGATCGTACTAATTGTGACagttttaatccttttcaaacGAGTTTATACACCTCCTAGAAGAGATTCCTATTCGATTGAGGAAAAACTTAACAATATTAAAGATACAAAATAG
- the LOC131266210 gene encoding arylsulfatase B-like — protein MTALGTTLLVATVFVTLTVTFATGTAYRRRPHIVIITTDDMGWYDVGFHGSNQFGTPNIDALAYDGIILNRHYSAPLCTPSRAALMTGKHPMNVGMQHYVIDSDEPWGLGLDQRIMPEYFREAGYRTHMVGKWHLGFFTEQHIPTNRGFDTHRGYLGPYIDYWNYVNKMNSGTFEGYDMRHNRDVDFQANGTYATDYFTTAAQDIIASHGPDGAPMLLVMHHLAPHAANDDDPLQAPQETIDRFSYIRDKARRTYAAMMSKVDDSVGAVYRSLKENGMLDNSIIVFMSDNGGATRGLHSNTGSNYPLRGQKNSPWEGAVRTAAFIWSPLLKDTQRVSNQWFHISDWLPTLASAAGVRVRRPSVTDIDGIDQWEALAYGTGNPRQRLMNNLDEIFAYTSYMEDGLKYVNGSTLGGANDLWYGETDELDKLPTDEEYLASVMSTPIARAANLDAKVISYLRQHAQINCGNEVSGKVCNPLVKPCLFDIINDPCEMHDISDECPTRLREIQQHVEYYRIRAAKPRNKPHDSAADPSNFGGIWNWWRTDESRQMNDESHEMPPPPHPLSKDTQLFVIIPIVVVGVIFVIGTLLYLSNKNIIQLCCRKKNTTSTITSEIPTDMSGSGFKTTTDSIKTTDAAISSNIYVISDRDMDRARRRLSRSTGCSISRTPLA, from the exons ATGACCGCTCTTGGCACTACCCTTCTGGTGGCGACCGTGTTTGTTACCCTGACAGTGACATTCGCCACCGGCACCGCGTACCGAAGACGACCCCACATCGTCATTATCACAACGGACGATATGGGCTGGTACGACGTGGGATTTCACGGCTCGAACCAGTTTGGGACACCGAATATCGACGCCCTGGCGTACGACGGCATCATCCTGAATCGGCACTACTCGGCACCCCTGTGCACGCCGTCACGGGCGGCCCTGATGACGGGCAAGCACCCGATGAACGTCGGCATGCAGCACTACGTGATCGACAGCGATGAACCGTGGGGACTCGGGCTGGACCAGCGCATCATGCCCGAGTACTTCCGCGAGGCCGGCTATCGGACGCACATGGTCGGCAAGTGGCATCTAGGTTTCTTCACCGAGCAGCACATACCGACAAACAGGGGTTTCGATACGCACCGCGGCTACCTCGGACCGTATATCGACTACTGGAACTACGTGAACAAGATGAACAGT GGCACATTTGAAGGCTACGACATGCGGCACAACCGTGACGTCGACTTCCAAGCCAATGGGACGTACGCAACCGACTACTTTACCACGGCTGCGCAGGATATCATTGCGTCGCACGGTCCCGACGGTGCTCCGATGCTGCTGGTCATGCACCATCTCGCCCCGCACGCTGCCAACGATGATGACCCGTTACAGGCTCCCCAGGAAACGATCGATCGCTTCTCGTACATCCGGGACAAAGCTCGTCGGACGTACGCCGCCATGATGTCGAAGGTGGACGATAGCGTCGGTGCGGTGTATCGCAGTCTAAAAGAGAACGGTATGCTGGACAACTCGATCATTGTCTTCATGAGCGACAACGGAGGTGCCACGAGGGGACTGCATAGTAACACCGGGTCGAACTATCCACTACGCGGG CAAAAAAATTCTCCTTGGGAAGGGGCCGTAAGAACTGCCGCATTCATTTGGAGCCCTCTGCTCAAAGACACCCAACGTGTTTCAAACCAATGGTTCCACATTTCCGACTGGTTGCCAACGTTGGCCTCCGCCGCCGGCGTCCGGGTTCGCCGCCCGTCGGTCACCGACATCGACGGTATCGATCAGTGGGAAGCACTTGCCTACGGAACGGGTAATCCGCGGCAGAGACTGATGAACAACCTGGACGAGATATTTGCCTACACCAGCTACATGGAGGACGGTCTGAAGTACGTGAATGGCAGCACCCTAGGCGGGGCCAACGACCTATGGTACGGTGAGACGGACGAGCTTGATAAACTGCCAACGGATGAGGAATATTTGGCCAGCGTAATGTCCACTCCCATCGCTCGGGCGGCCAACCTGGACGCGAAAGTGATCTCGTACCTGCGCCAGCACGCGCAAATCAACTGTGGCAACGAGGTTTCGGGCAAAGTGTGCAACCCGCTGGTGAAACCGTGCCTGTTCGACATCATCAACGATCCGTGCGAAATGCACGACATATCGGACGAGTGTCCGACCAGGCTGCGAGAAATTCAACAGCACGTCGAGTACTACCGGATACGAGCGGCGAAACCACGCAACAAGCCGCACGATTCGGCAGCGGATCCGAGCAACTTTGGAGGCATCTGGAACTGGTGGCGTACGGACGAGTCTAGGCAGATGAATGATGAATCACACGAaatgccaccgccaccacacCCGTTGTCGAAGGACACCCAGCTCTTTGTAATTATCCCGATAGTAGTAGTTGGAGTTATCTTTGTAATTGGCACCTTGCTTTATCTTTCgaacaaaaatattattcaattgtGCTGCAGGAAAAAGAACACCACTTCCACTATAACCAGCGAAATCCCCACGGATATGAGCGGCTCCGGTTTCAAAACGACCACCGATTCCATAAAGACTACCGATGCTGCGATTAGCTCGAACATCTACGTCATTAGCGATAGGGATATGGACAG AGCACGGAGAAGACTTTCCCGTAGTACTGGATGTAGTATCTCACGGACGCCACTAGCTTGA